The Bacillota bacterium genome has a segment encoding these proteins:
- a CDS encoding acetate uptake transporter — protein MCEQNTVRAEVSQVAATADPAPLGLGGFALTTFVLSMSNAKFVVGEAFLGLAFFYGGLAQLLAGMQEYKKNNVFGATAFSTYGAFWMSLALMTLLVACGVPVKWGGSLTGIFLIGFTIFNTYMWIGSFRVSVAVCAIFTTLEITFILLDLAEFGLISSVPGGIMGIICAFTAWYTSAAGVLNTVYKRTVLPVGPLSK, from the coding sequence ATGTGTGAGCAAAACACCGTCAGGGCCGAAGTGAGCCAGGTCGCGGCCACCGCCGATCCCGCTCCGCTCGGACTCGGCGGGTTCGCCCTGACAACTTTCGTGCTGAGCATGTCCAACGCCAAGTTTGTTGTGGGCGAGGCATTCCTGGGGCTCGCCTTTTTCTACGGGGGACTCGCCCAGCTGCTGGCCGGAATGCAGGAGTACAAAAAGAACAACGTCTTTGGCGCGACTGCCTTCTCCACGTACGGGGCTTTCTGGATGTCCCTCGCCTTGATGACTTTACTCGTAGCGTGCGGCGTCCCCGTAAAGTGGGGCGGGTCGCTCACAGGGATCTTCCTGATCGGCTTCACCATCTTCAACACCTATATGTGGATCGGTTCTTTCCGGGTAAGCGTCGCCGTCTGTGCAATCTTCACGACCTTAGAGATCACCTTTATCCTGCTGGACCTGGCAGAATTCGGCCTGATCTCCAGCGTGCCCGGAGGAATTATGGGTATTATCTGCGCCTTCACTGCCTGGTATACTTCAGCAGCAGGAGTCCTCAACACTGTTTATAAGCGCACCGTGCTGCCCGTAGGTCCCTTGAGCAAATAA
- a CDS encoding AMIN domain-containing protein, whose amino-acid sequence MGRGFLTPAALFLFFLGAVVLSCFFAITPLAFAGGFADLEGHWAAGEIQKAVAGGYLKGYPDGTFRPDRAVTRAEFVTLVNAAFHVKSTQGARALFKDVKPEDWFAREVQAALEAGYAQGYPDGSFKPQKAVTRQEAACLLARLLRLEGRESLGFADAGKIESWARPAVAALVSKGILGGYPDGTFRPTRSITRAEAAVMVGRARGGQEITPVSVYLVVKEEIVNIRSGPGTGYPLLGQVRAGDVLRARARSSSNWYEVEFQGKRGWIAGWLVQVYEAPPPSRDEPSTLEVKVGREPGRLVVTLSVNREAACKWEEKENPRRLTVTVPGVTVVRSPLEIDVREAGLEQVVTRFPEGEAGAAEVELLFEENPLPVFYQVETPAAGELRVVIPYQILQAEAALEGETFLITLRGTAPLAYRAFTLRSPRRLVFDFSGFVLHPALLGWKREANFPEPGEARLGQYQPDVVRLVVEAAGGASFTAEPRAGARELLIRIRISGLAGRRVVLDPGHGGRDPGAIGPSGIREKDVNLAIALLAAEALREQGLEVVLTRDGDQEVELRERADKANASQADVFVSIHANSASNAAVGGTGTYTYAPPDTTPGPEREVRLYLARLLQEELVRALGLRDAGIFEANFAVLRYTAMPAALVEVAFLSNPAEEQLLANPEFQRQAAAAIARGIVRFLTE is encoded by the coding sequence GTGGGAAGAGGCTTCCTGACACCGGCGGCCCTTTTTCTTTTCTTCTTAGGGGCCGTGGTTCTGAGCTGCTTTTTTGCGATCACACCCCTGGCCTTTGCCGGGGGGTTTGCCGATTTGGAGGGGCACTGGGCGGCCGGGGAGATTCAGAAGGCGGTTGCCGGGGGCTACCTGAAGGGGTACCCGGATGGGACCTTCCGGCCCGACCGGGCGGTGACCCGCGCCGAGTTCGTAACGCTGGTCAACGCCGCTTTCCACGTGAAGTCAACTCAGGGGGCGCGGGCCCTTTTCAAAGATGTGAAACCTGAAGACTGGTTTGCCCGAGAGGTGCAGGCTGCCCTGGAGGCCGGCTATGCCCAGGGCTACCCCGACGGAAGCTTCAAGCCCCAAAAGGCCGTCACCCGCCAGGAGGCAGCCTGTCTTCTGGCGAGGCTGCTTCGCCTGGAGGGGAGGGAAAGCCTGGGGTTTGCCGATGCCGGGAAGATCGAGAGCTGGGCGCGCCCCGCGGTGGCCGCGCTTGTATCGAAGGGGATCCTGGGGGGTTATCCCGACGGGACGTTTCGCCCCACCCGCTCCATTACGAGGGCGGAGGCGGCCGTGATGGTGGGCCGCGCCCGGGGTGGGCAGGAAATCACTCCTGTTTCGGTTTACCTGGTGGTAAAAGAGGAGATCGTCAACATCAGGTCGGGGCCGGGGACCGGTTACCCTCTTCTGGGCCAGGTGCGCGCCGGAGATGTCCTCCGGGCGCGGGCGCGCAGCAGCAGCAACTGGTACGAGGTAGAATTTCAGGGAAAAAGAGGGTGGATTGCCGGCTGGCTGGTTCAGGTGTACGAAGCACCACCCCCCAGCCGGGACGAGCCCTCTACGCTTGAGGTGAAGGTGGGGCGGGAGCCGGGGCGGCTTGTGGTCACCCTATCGGTCAATAGAGAAGCTGCCTGCAAGTGGGAGGAGAAGGAAAACCCCCGGCGCCTGACCGTAACCGTCCCCGGGGTTACGGTCGTCCGCTCTCCCCTGGAGATAGATGTCCGGGAAGCCGGGCTGGAGCAGGTTGTCACCCGTTTCCCTGAGGGTGAGGCTGGCGCTGCCGAAGTGGAGCTTCTTTTCGAAGAAAACCCCCTGCCTGTTTTTTACCAGGTGGAAACGCCTGCTGCAGGGGAGTTGCGGGTGGTCATCCCTTATCAGATCTTGCAGGCGGAAGCCGCTCTCGAAGGGGAAACTTTTCTGATCACCCTGCGGGGGACGGCCCCCCTTGCCTACCGTGCTTTTACCCTGCGCAGTCCGCGGCGGCTCGTTTTCGATTTTTCTGGTTTTGTTTTGCACCCCGCTCTGCTGGGCTGGAAAAGGGAGGCGAACTTCCCGGAGCCTGGCGAGGCGCGCCTCGGGCAGTACCAGCCGGATGTGGTCCGCCTCGTGGTGGAGGCGGCAGGGGGTGCTTCTTTTACAGCAGAGCCCCGCGCCGGTGCCCGGGAGCTTCTGATCAGGATCAGAATTTCGGGGCTGGCCGGGCGCCGGGTGGTTCTCGATCCGGGGCACGGGGGGCGCGACCCCGGGGCGATCGGGCCCTCCGGCATCCGGGAAAAGGACGTCAACCTGGCGATTGCCCTGCTGGCGGCAGAGGCGCTCCGGGAGCAGGGTCTTGAGGTGGTTTTGACCAGGGATGGGGATCAGGAAGTAGAGTTGCGGGAGCGCGCCGATAAGGCAAACGCCAGCCAGGCCGATGTTTTTGTGAGCATTCACGCCAACTCTGCCTCCAATGCGGCTGTCGGAGGGACAGGAACTTATACCTACGCCCCTCCAGACACCACACCCGGCCCCGAGCGGGAGGTACGCCTGTACCTGGCCCGGCTGCTCCAGGAGGAGCTCGTCCGGGCCCTGGGGCTGCGGGATGCCGGGATCTTTGAAGCCAATTTCGCGGTGCTGAGGTACACCGCGATGCCCGCCGCCCTGGTGGAGGTTGCCTTCCTCAGCAATCCCGCCGAGGAGCAGCTGCTCGCCAATCCCGAGTTCCAGCGGCAGGCTGCCGCAGCCATCGCCCGGGGGATCGTCCGCTTTCTCACCGAATAA
- a CDS encoding GerMN domain-containing protein, whose translation MRNFEQLREEERRSARLRLGFLVLAGLLFALLATGGCDLAERLRGMKQGRAPAQSESLPDLLPEDLGAPPEGPEKTKVTLYFTDQAGRYLIRETREVVKVPGIARAALEALCAGPAGKDLRPSLPAGTEVRDLNIRPDGLCIVDLNRAATKIPGQDPKAEALAVYAVVNTLTEFPTVARVRILVEGQLRKTLAGHIPVDEPLLRNLTFVKN comes from the coding sequence ATGAGGAATTTCGAGCAGCTGCGGGAGGAGGAGAGGCGGAGCGCGAGGCTGCGTTTGGGTTTCCTGGTACTGGCAGGATTGCTCTTTGCCCTGCTTGCCACCGGGGGGTGCGACCTGGCCGAGAGGCTGCGGGGGATGAAGCAGGGCCGCGCCCCGGCGCAGTCGGAGAGTTTGCCGGATCTGCTCCCCGAGGATTTGGGTGCCCCTCCGGAGGGGCCGGAAAAAACGAAGGTGACTCTTTATTTTACGGACCAGGCGGGACGCTACCTTATCCGGGAAACCCGGGAGGTCGTGAAGGTTCCCGGCATCGCAAGGGCGGCGCTGGAAGCCCTCTGCGCGGGGCCTGCCGGCAAGGATCTCAGGCCGAGCCTCCCGGCCGGGACGGAGGTCCGGGACCTGAATATCAGGCCTGACGGCCTGTGCATTGTTGATTTAAACCGGGCAGCCACAAAAATCCCCGGGCAGGATCCGAAGGCGGAGGCGCTGGCCGTTTACGCGGTTGTGAATACCCTGACGGAGTTCCCTACCGTGGCAAGGGTCAGGATCCTGGTGGAGGGCCAGCTCCGCAAAACCCTGGCCGGCCACATCCCCGTGGATGAACCGCTGCTCCGGAATCTGACCTTTGTTAAAAATTAA